The Lacipirellula parvula genome window below encodes:
- the typA gene encoding translational GTPase TypA, translating to MARSRIVVPPSHLRNVAIIAHVDHGKTTLVDKMVYQSGLYRNEELDKLAGGQHGLIMDSNDLERERGITILAKNCAVAYTAADGETYRINLIDTPGHADFGGEVERVLNMASGTLLVVDAYEGPMPQTRFVLQKSLERGLKPIVVVNKVDRPDSRPHEVVSEVFDLLVDLDAPDDVLDFQVIFASARDGWATADLDNKNSNLIPLFESIIGHVPPPDKENRSGEPLQFQVTSLDYSEFVGRIAIGRVHAGVISKRQRVAVIDHLGEVTRKNVVQLLAFEGLERVEVDEVAAGDLCAVVGMEPIEIGDTIADADQPHAMSHTKVDEPTLHMMFRVNDGPFSGRDGKFLTSRQIGERLEKELRSNVALRVAPGPTQEQFRVSGRGMMHLGILIENMRREGFELCVGKPQVIYREIDGVKCEPIEQLVVDCPDDCQSAVMALLGDRRAEMVKMGHRSSTSGFIHMEFRIPARSLMGLRSRMLNATKGQAIMHHTLLGYEPMKGELPKRQLGVLISNESGSATAYSLDALYDRGIFFVRPGEDCYLGQIVGENCRAGDLVVNVVRGKQLTNVRASGKDDNAKVRPVREMSLEACLEYIEDDELVEITPKNIRMRKTMLNENDRKRESRKAAALEV from the coding sequence ATGGCCCGTAGTCGAATTGTCGTCCCGCCGTCGCACCTTCGAAATGTGGCGATCATCGCCCACGTCGACCATGGCAAAACCACCCTGGTCGACAAGATGGTCTACCAGTCGGGCCTGTACCGAAATGAGGAACTCGACAAGCTCGCCGGCGGTCAGCACGGCCTGATCATGGACAGCAATGATCTGGAGCGCGAACGCGGCATCACGATCCTCGCCAAGAATTGCGCGGTGGCTTACACCGCCGCCGACGGCGAAACCTACCGCATCAACCTGATCGACACCCCGGGCCACGCCGACTTCGGTGGCGAAGTGGAACGCGTGCTCAACATGGCCAGCGGCACGCTGCTGGTGGTCGACGCCTACGAAGGCCCGATGCCGCAAACGCGGTTCGTGCTGCAGAAGTCGCTCGAGCGCGGCCTGAAGCCGATCGTCGTCGTGAACAAAGTCGACCGCCCCGACTCGCGCCCGCACGAAGTCGTCAGCGAAGTCTTTGACCTGCTGGTCGACCTCGACGCCCCCGACGATGTGCTCGATTTCCAAGTCATCTTCGCCTCGGCTCGCGACGGGTGGGCCACGGCCGATCTCGACAATAAAAACAGCAACTTGATTCCGCTGTTCGAATCGATCATTGGTCACGTGCCGCCGCCGGACAAGGAAAACCGCTCGGGCGAACCGCTGCAGTTCCAGGTCACCTCGCTCGATTACTCCGAGTTCGTCGGCCGGATCGCCATCGGCCGCGTCCATGCGGGCGTCATCAGCAAGCGCCAGCGAGTCGCCGTGATCGACCATCTCGGCGAAGTCACCCGCAAGAATGTCGTCCAACTATTGGCCTTTGAAGGCCTCGAGCGGGTTGAAGTCGACGAAGTCGCGGCGGGCGACTTGTGCGCCGTCGTCGGCATGGAGCCGATTGAAATCGGCGATACGATCGCCGACGCGGATCAACCCCACGCGATGTCGCACACGAAAGTCGACGAGCCGACGCTCCACATGATGTTCCGTGTGAACGACGGCCCCTTTAGCGGCCGGGACGGCAAGTTCCTCACGAGCCGCCAGATTGGCGAGCGGCTTGAAAAGGAACTCCGCTCGAACGTCGCCCTCCGCGTCGCCCCGGGTCCGACGCAGGAGCAGTTCCGCGTCTCGGGCCGCGGCATGATGCACTTGGGCATCCTGATCGAGAACATGCGTCGCGAAGGCTTCGAACTTTGCGTCGGCAAGCCGCAGGTGATTTACCGTGAAATCGACGGTGTGAAGTGCGAGCCGATCGAGCAGCTGGTCGTCGACTGCCCCGACGATTGCCAGAGCGCCGTCATGGCGCTCCTCGGCGACCGCCGGGCCGAAATGGTGAAGATGGGCCATCGCTCGTCGACGAGCGGCTTCATTCACATGGAGTTCCGCATTCCCGCCCGTTCGCTCATGGGTCTCCGCAGCCGGATGCTCAACGCCACCAAGGGGCAGGCGATCATGCATCACACGCTGCTCGGCTACGAGCCGATGAAGGGCGAACTCCCCAAGCGGCAGCTCGGCGTGCTGATTTCGAACGAATCGGGTTCGGCGACCGCCTACTCGCTCGACGCCCTGTACGACCGCGGCATCTTCTTCGTTCGCCCGGGCGAGGATTGCTACCTCGGCCAAATCGTTGGCGAGAATTGCCGTGCAGGTGATCTGGTAGTCAACGTCGTTCGCGGCAAGCAGCTCACGAACGTCCGCGCCTCGGGCAAGGACGACAACGCGAAGGTCCGCCCGGTCCGCGAGATGTCGCTCGAGGCGTGCCTTGAGTACATCGAAGACGACGAACTCGTCGAAATCACGCCGAAGAACATCCGCATGCGGAAAACGATGCTCAACGAAAACGACCGCAAGCGCGAATCGCGGAAAGCGGCGGCATTAGAGGTCTAA
- a CDS encoding inositol monophosphatase family protein, with amino-acid sequence MNAANPTPAELLAVCELAARAGAEQLIAWRGRFKTREKAPRDLVTDADYASEKAVRAVIAEHFPDHGILGEEAPAMEQLERPYCWVVDPLDGTINYAHGLPCYGVSVAVASGGKLLAGVVYDPERNESFAASLGGGARLNGELMHTSSAQTVEESLVAVSFPPRLDDISLDLRAFMQVGPLCQAMRRTGSAALNLAYVACGRLDAHWAHEIHPWDAAAGVLLVSEAGGAVTATDGQPFDLVRADYLAASSTPLHQQLLPLIG; translated from the coding sequence ATGAACGCCGCGAATCCCACTCCCGCCGAATTGCTGGCCGTCTGCGAACTCGCCGCCCGCGCCGGCGCCGAGCAACTCATCGCCTGGCGCGGCCGATTCAAGACCCGCGAGAAGGCCCCCCGCGATCTCGTCACCGACGCCGATTACGCCTCGGAAAAGGCCGTGCGGGCCGTGATCGCCGAGCATTTCCCGGATCACGGCATCCTCGGCGAGGAAGCCCCCGCGATGGAGCAACTCGAGCGGCCCTACTGTTGGGTCGTCGATCCGCTCGATGGGACGATCAACTACGCCCACGGTCTACCCTGCTATGGCGTCTCCGTGGCCGTCGCCAGCGGTGGAAAGCTTTTGGCCGGCGTGGTTTACGATCCCGAGCGAAACGAATCGTTCGCGGCCAGTTTGGGCGGCGGCGCCCGGCTCAATGGGGAGCTGATGCATACCAGTTCCGCTCAAACGGTCGAGGAATCGCTTGTCGCGGTCAGCTTCCCGCCGCGGCTCGATGATATTTCGCTCGATCTGCGGGCATTTATGCAGGTGGGGCCGCTCTGCCAGGCGATGCGGCGCACCGGTTCCGCGGCCTTGAACTTGGCCTATGTCGCCTGCGGGCGGCTCGATGCCCACTGGGCCCACGAAATCCACCCCTGGGACGCTGCCGCTGGGGTGTTGTTGGTGAGCGAAGCCGGCGGAGCCGTCACCGCAACCGACGGCCAGCCGTTCGATCTGGTTCGGGCCGATTACCTGGCCGCCTCGTCGACCCCGCTACACCAGCAGCTGCTGCCGCTCATCGGCTAG
- a CDS encoding metallophosphoesterase, which translates to MTAVLVWTGLAVAGLGHALLWLGVANRLHGYGLPRPLVKTIVPVAGIVGIAGIMLLAQRFLTRGDEPFNPFVVHDAVAVYLWICATIGAGAFILKPWVESQRYDRTVLRSWTAARRDVVKALGHRPLRSLKSRLLAALPFNEAMSLSIDRKKLAIPRLPAELEGLTIAHLSDLHMTGDVGREFFDYMVRQVNDLRPDVIAITGDIIEEPECYPWIHESLAKLCAPLGVYFVLGNHDAFIDVRRTLEELKHAGLIHVGARPIRADWNGVPVTLLGNEAPWLPGPKVGELPARRADVEEFRLALVHSPDRIAWGRQVDADLVLAGHTHGGQIQLPILGVVASPSIHGARYACGVFRRGDAVLHVSRGVSGETQLRWRCPPEIALLELTALK; encoded by the coding sequence ATGACAGCCGTTCTCGTCTGGACCGGACTGGCCGTCGCCGGCTTGGGGCATGCGCTGCTCTGGCTCGGCGTCGCGAACCGGCTGCACGGCTATGGCTTGCCGCGGCCGTTGGTGAAAACGATCGTGCCAGTAGCGGGAATCGTCGGGATCGCGGGAATTATGCTGCTCGCCCAGCGATTCCTGACGCGGGGCGACGAGCCTTTCAATCCGTTTGTCGTTCACGATGCGGTGGCGGTCTATTTGTGGATCTGTGCGACGATTGGCGCGGGGGCGTTCATTCTGAAGCCGTGGGTCGAATCGCAGCGCTACGACCGGACCGTGCTCCGTAGCTGGACGGCTGCTCGTCGCGACGTGGTGAAAGCGCTCGGCCATCGACCGCTTCGTTCGCTCAAGTCGCGGCTGCTTGCGGCGTTGCCGTTCAATGAAGCGATGTCGCTCTCGATCGATCGCAAGAAGCTGGCGATTCCCCGCCTGCCGGCGGAACTCGAAGGCCTGACGATCGCCCACCTCAGCGACCTCCACATGACGGGCGACGTGGGGCGGGAGTTTTTCGACTATATGGTGCGGCAGGTGAACGACCTGCGGCCCGACGTGATCGCCATTACGGGCGATATTATCGAAGAACCGGAGTGCTACCCGTGGATTCACGAGTCGCTGGCGAAGCTGTGCGCGCCGCTCGGGGTCTACTTTGTCCTGGGAAACCACGATGCGTTTATCGACGTTCGCCGCACGCTTGAGGAATTGAAGCATGCAGGTCTGATTCATGTCGGCGCCCGGCCGATCCGCGCGGATTGGAACGGCGTCCCCGTAACGCTGCTCGGCAACGAAGCCCCCTGGCTGCCGGGGCCGAAGGTCGGCGAACTGCCGGCTCGCCGCGCGGACGTGGAGGAATTCCGCCTCGCGCTGGTCCACTCGCCCGATCGAATCGCCTGGGGCCGGCAAGTCGACGCCGATCTCGTGCTCGCGGGGCACACGCATGGGGGGCAGATTCAGTTGCCGATTCTTGGCGTCGTCGCGAGTCCCAGCATCCACGGCGCCCGTTACGCCTGCGGCGTCTTCCGCCGCGGCGACGCGGTGTTGCATGTGAGCCGCGGCGTCAGCGGCGAAACGCAACTGCGATGGCGTTGCCCGCCTGAGATTGCGCTGTTGGAACTAACGGCACTGAAGTGA
- a CDS encoding response regulator, which translates to MDQSDTGEFPHPRTSPLVRSIHETPLPWISVVFEPQASKSSASTNAAATERTKILYLGGAHDAQLHLQERLGDDVEIVPLDSTLKALALMGRGEYAGVFVDADHFSEASDVGRLLQNDRILQGMPDGVVLLDSENCVVWGNGRLSEWTKQKGVLGQNFYQVLGSPEIMGPDFCPFHTALSTRKSSASVLRCNDNKYYRLHAAPLLDSSEAPTHLVVTVHDVTAEMLQQQKLEAIHQAGNELGDLAPDDVADLDYNERVALLKENILHCMKDVLHLDVIEIRMLDQETGELKPLMAFGMEPEAAARQLEASEEGNGVTGYVASTGKSYICGNAQDDPLYLEGCKGGRSSLTVPLLLQEQVIGTLNVESPESDAFDDSDQQFLEIFARNVAMALNTLELLAAEKAAVAAASVEAIHAAVALPVDDILNDAVNIMERSANIDPEIASRLQHILRNARDIKRVIQKVGQNMAPAQAHPTLGAENRPLLAGRRILVVDADEAVRSSAHELLDRYHCFIETAHDGAEARSMVRNVAPEKYDVIISDIRLPDMSGYELLLKLREVTDHVPLVLMTGFGYDRDHTIVKARREGLKFVLYKPFRLDQLVSAIEHTIEEQQKQASPDVLLADD; encoded by the coding sequence GTGGACCAAAGTGATACTGGCGAGTTTCCCCACCCCCGCACCTCGCCGCTGGTTCGCAGCATCCACGAGACGCCCCTCCCTTGGATTAGCGTGGTGTTTGAACCTCAAGCGTCGAAAAGCTCGGCGTCCACCAACGCCGCAGCCACAGAGCGGACGAAGATTCTCTATCTCGGCGGCGCCCACGATGCGCAGCTGCATCTCCAAGAGCGCCTTGGAGATGACGTAGAGATCGTCCCCCTCGATTCGACCCTCAAGGCCCTCGCCTTGATGGGCCGGGGAGAATACGCCGGCGTTTTTGTCGACGCCGACCACTTTTCCGAGGCGAGCGACGTTGGCCGCCTCCTGCAGAACGACCGCATCCTTCAAGGGATGCCCGATGGCGTCGTGCTGCTTGATTCCGAGAATTGCGTCGTCTGGGGTAACGGCCGCCTCAGCGAATGGACGAAACAGAAGGGCGTCCTGGGTCAGAACTTTTACCAGGTGCTTGGTAGCCCCGAGATCATGGGGCCCGACTTCTGTCCCTTCCACACCGCCCTGTCGACGCGGAAGTCGAGCGCTTCGGTCCTCCGCTGTAACGACAACAAATATTATCGGCTCCACGCGGCGCCTTTGCTCGATTCGAGCGAGGCGCCGACTCATTTGGTAGTCACGGTGCACGACGTGACTGCCGAAATGCTGCAGCAGCAGAAGCTCGAAGCGATCCACCAAGCCGGCAACGAACTCGGCGACTTGGCTCCCGACGACGTCGCCGATCTCGACTACAACGAACGCGTCGCGCTGCTCAAAGAAAACATCCTCCACTGCATGAAGGACGTGCTCCATCTCGACGTCATCGAGATCCGCATGCTCGACCAAGAGACGGGCGAGCTCAAGCCGCTGATGGCCTTCGGCATGGAGCCCGAAGCCGCTGCTCGCCAATTGGAAGCCTCGGAAGAGGGGAACGGCGTTACTGGCTACGTCGCCTCCACCGGCAAGAGCTACATCTGCGGCAATGCCCAGGACGACCCCCTGTACCTTGAAGGGTGCAAGGGTGGCCGCAGCTCGCTCACCGTTCCGCTGTTGCTGCAAGAACAAGTTATCGGGACGCTGAATGTCGAGAGCCCGGAAAGCGACGCCTTCGACGACAGCGACCAGCAGTTCCTCGAGATCTTCGCCCGCAACGTGGCGATGGCGCTCAACACGCTGGAACTCCTCGCCGCGGAAAAAGCTGCCGTCGCCGCTGCCAGCGTCGAAGCAATCCACGCCGCCGTCGCTTTGCCGGTCGACGACATCCTGAACGACGCCGTGAACATCATGGAGCGTTCGGCGAATATCGATCCCGAAATTGCTTCGCGGCTGCAGCACATTCTGCGGAATGCTCGCGATATCAAGCGGGTGATTCAAAAGGTCGGCCAAAACATGGCGCCGGCCCAAGCGCATCCGACCCTCGGAGCGGAAAACCGCCCACTGCTGGCTGGTCGTCGCATCTTGGTAGTCGATGCCGACGAGGCCGTGCGTTCGTCCGCCCACGAATTGCTCGACCGGTACCACTGCTTCATCGAGACGGCCCACGACGGCGCCGAAGCCCGCTCGATGGTCCGCAACGTCGCTCCCGAAAAGTACGACGTCATCATCTCCGACATCCGCCTCCCCGACATGAGCGGGTACGAGTTGCTGCTGAAGCTGCGAGAAGTGACCGATCACGTCCCGCTCGTGTTGATGACCGGCTTCGGTTACGATCGCGACCACACGATCGTCAAAGCCCGCCGCGAGGGGCTGAAGTTCGTCCTCTACAAGCCGTTCCGGCTCGATCAGCTCGTCTCGGCGATTGAGCACACGATCGAGGAACAGCAGAAGCAGGCGTCGCCAGACGTGCTGCTCGCGGATGATTGA